The Nicotiana tabacum cultivar K326 chromosome 14, ASM71507v2, whole genome shotgun sequence genome contains a region encoding:
- the LOC107778100 gene encoding uncharacterized protein LOC107778100, with product MANLPINLPKFKQILIPLSNFTNLSSHFFPYSNSKVHYQRQILKKNTTSYNYRLLSRRSFVEYEDEDYLNSENYSFQEAVALFNSRDYYRCHDVLEALWNESEEPIRTLLHGILQCAVGFHHLFNQNHKGAMMELGEGLCKLRKFNFENGPFYQFEKEISQVLDFIYRTQLELAACGDDFCVTLDQSERSYQLLGGYAAGQKLYTLENDQDYYYLIFTSGRYDGNMENPRIKLPTIDASEANLKELDYS from the exons ATGGCTAACCTTCCCATCAATCTCCCAAAATTCAAGCAAATATTAATACCCTTGTCTAACTTCACAAACTTATCTTCACACTTTTTTCCCTACTCAAACTCAAAGGTTCATTATCAGCGGCAAATATTGAAGAAGAACACCACATCATATAATTATCGTCTCCTTTCTCGGAGAAGTTTTGTGGAATATGAAGATGAAGACTATCTAAACTCAGAAAACTATAGTTTCCAAGAAGCCGTGGCACTTTTCAATAGCAGAGATTATTACAG ATGTCATGACGTTCTTGAAGCCCTTTGGAACGAATCCGAAGAGCCAATTCGAACACTACTTCATGGAATTCTTCAATGTGCAGTTGGATTCCATCACCTCTTCAACCAAAATCACAAAGGAGCTATGATGGAATTGGGAGAAGGGCTATGCAAGCTTAGAAAATTTAACTTTGAAAATGGACCATTTTATCAGTTTGAAAAAGAAATTTCACAAGTTTTGGATTTCATATATAGAACACAACTAGAACTTGCTGCATGTGGTGATGATTTTTGTGTAACTCTTGATCAATCAGAAAGATCATATCAACTTCTTGGTGGCTATGCAGCAGGCCAAAAACTTTATACCTTGGAAAATGACCAAGATTATTATTACCTTATTTTTACTTCAGGAAGATATGACGGTAATATGGAAAATCCTAGGATTAAACTTCCAACAATTGATGCTTCTGAAGCAAATTTGAAGGAGTTAGACTACAGTTGA
- the LOC142169150 gene encoding uncharacterized protein LOC142169150: MMVVHPGVIINRIISIMGYHAHYDFENEQLEGSVLIQLPEDDIFNRDLEDAQSQEENNDYDNNADEGDEEEEDNAEPDLTREHAPPPVRPRVYESHVPFHSREIPYLDHLPSMPDVDALTRDLEEIRTTMWDESRATVLSKGILFADKARLSRAVRMYNIKECREIVVHESSPDVYKVIYHRWFTGCKWMLHARKLKINM, encoded by the exons atgatggtggtccatccgggagtcatcatcaACAGGATAATATCCATCATGGGATATCATgcacattatgattt TGAAAATGAGCAACTTGAAGGTTCTGTCCTTattcaattgcccgaagacgacatatttaatcgggatctggaAGATGCGCAAAGTCAGGAAGAGAAtaatgattatgacaacaatgctgatgagggtgatgaggaggaggaagataatgctgaacctgatttgacgagggagcatgctccacctcccgttagaccaagagtgtacgagtctcacgtgccgtttcattcaagggagattccctaccttgatcatttgccaagtatgccggatgtggatgccctcacaagggatcttgaagaaattcggacaacaatgtgggatgaatctagagcaacggtgctgtcaaagggcatactttttgctgataaagcgcgcctaagcagggcggtgagaatgtacaacataaaagagtgtcgtgagatcgtggttcatgagtcatctccggatgtatacaaggttatttATCATAGATGGTTTACGGGCTGTAAATGGATGCTGCATGCGAGGAAGCTGAAAATAAATATGTAg